Proteins encoded within one genomic window of Puniceicoccaceae bacterium:
- a CDS encoding amylosucrase, protein MPVHNTGSIAPERFEYEAQRSLQRIHSRLEVYRSCNGISEQLSENDLHAFEQRLETHWKELFRLFYKLYGTHYDFHYHLEQLILSAFASFVERSPEMKQLDAARLREPLWYRRETMLGGALYVDLFSKDLKGLQKQIPYLKSMGFTYIHLMPLFKSPDGENDGGYAVSNYRRVDDRLGTTEDLQEVTREFRKAGISLVLDFIFNHTADDHEWAKRAQSGEIEYEDYFHIYPSREIPDRYDRTVREIFPTVRRGSFSWHNGINKWVWTTFNNYQWDLRYANPDVFRGMMQEMLFLSNMGVEILRLDAVAFIWKEEGTSCENLDKAHDVIRAYNSIARIAAPSLLFKSEAIVHPDEVMKYIDEGECQLSYNPHLKATVWEYISTRDASLLKKSIEHRHALPEACSWCNYLRGHDDIGWTFDDADAATLGINAFDHRQFLNRFYSGQFEGSFAKGVPFQYNPETHDMRVCGTLASLAGIEQAIEKDDSVLAHHAIERICVMHSVILSIGGIPLLYLGDEWGMLNDYDYVDDERKREDSRWVHRVALHDTFPEPGKGLHPYSQVLHERICKLLEARRSLGAFAGVEMQLFDVGKREALSYVRQHSGERILVVQNLSDRTLEVDGSAIISRGPGHHFIDRITQTEHTVSRAFELKPYQHLWLQRC, encoded by the coding sequence GTGCCAGTGCATAACACAGGAAGCATTGCTCCCGAACGGTTTGAATATGAAGCACAGCGATCACTCCAGCGGATCCATTCCAGACTGGAGGTGTATCGCAGCTGTAACGGGATATCGGAACAGCTCTCCGAGAACGACTTGCATGCGTTCGAGCAGCGACTCGAGACCCATTGGAAGGAGCTCTTTCGCTTGTTCTACAAACTCTACGGCACGCACTACGATTTTCACTACCATCTTGAGCAGTTAATTCTCAGTGCCTTTGCGAGCTTCGTCGAACGCTCACCAGAGATGAAACAGCTGGATGCCGCCCGGCTGCGTGAACCGCTTTGGTATCGGCGGGAAACCATGCTGGGAGGTGCGCTTTACGTTGATCTCTTTTCAAAGGATCTCAAGGGACTGCAAAAACAGATTCCTTACCTGAAGTCCATGGGTTTCACTTACATTCACCTGATGCCATTGTTCAAATCGCCTGATGGTGAAAATGACGGAGGTTATGCTGTCAGCAACTACCGTCGGGTCGATGATCGCCTTGGCACGACCGAAGATCTCCAGGAGGTGACGCGGGAGTTTCGAAAAGCAGGGATTTCACTGGTGCTGGACTTCATCTTCAATCACACCGCAGATGACCATGAGTGGGCGAAGCGTGCGCAGTCGGGCGAAATCGAGTATGAGGATTACTTTCACATCTATCCCAGTCGGGAAATTCCCGACCGCTATGACAGAACTGTCCGGGAGATTTTTCCCACGGTTCGGCGGGGAAGTTTCAGTTGGCACAACGGAATCAACAAGTGGGTCTGGACCACTTTTAATAACTATCAGTGGGATCTGCGCTACGCAAACCCGGATGTCTTTCGCGGCATGATGCAGGAAATGCTGTTCCTGTCGAATATGGGGGTCGAGATCCTGCGCCTCGATGCTGTGGCATTTATCTGGAAGGAAGAGGGAACGAGTTGTGAGAACCTCGACAAGGCCCACGATGTGATCCGGGCCTACAACAGTATCGCACGCATTGCAGCGCCGTCTTTGCTTTTCAAGTCGGAAGCGATCGTGCACCCGGATGAAGTGATGAAATACATCGACGAGGGTGAGTGCCAACTGTCCTATAACCCACACTTGAAGGCTACTGTGTGGGAATACATTTCCACCCGCGATGCCTCGCTGCTCAAAAAATCCATTGAACACCGCCATGCGCTGCCGGAGGCCTGCTCCTGGTGCAACTACCTCAGGGGACATGATGACATTGGATGGACCTTTGATGATGCCGATGCGGCCACACTGGGCATCAATGCATTTGACCATCGGCAGTTTCTGAATCGCTTCTACAGCGGGCAGTTTGAGGGTAGTTTTGCGAAAGGGGTACCCTTTCAGTACAATCCGGAAACCCATGACATGCGCGTCTGCGGAACACTGGCATCGCTTGCGGGGATCGAACAGGCGATTGAAAAGGATGACTCCGTGCTCGCTCACCATGCGATCGAGCGCATCTGCGTGATGCACAGTGTGATTCTCAGCATTGGCGGTATTCCACTGCTTTACCTTGGGGATGAGTGGGGCATGCTCAATGATTATGACTACGTTGATGATGAGCGAAAGCGGGAGGACAGCCGATGGGTGCATCGTGTGGCATTGCACGATACTTTTCCTGAGCCGGGGAAGGGCCTGCACCCGTATTCGCAGGTGCTTCATGAGCGCATTTGTAAACTGCTAGAGGCGCGCAGGAGTCTCGGTGCCTTTGCAGGCGTGGAAATGCAGCTCTTCGATGTGGGAAAACGGGAAGCATTGTCTTACGTTCGCCAACACTCGGGTGAGCGAATCCTTGTGGTGCAAAATCTTTCCGACCGAACGCTTGAGGTGGATGGCAGTGCGATTATTTCCAGGGGACCTGGGCATCATTTTATCGACCGTATCACCCAAACTGAGCACACCGTTAGTCGAGCCTTTGAACTAAAACCTTACCAACACTTGTGGTTACAGCGCTGCTGA
- a CDS encoding HAD-IIB family hydrolase has product MQEATESSQTTDDNSDSESELKIALISLHGLIRYDDMELGRDADTGGQVKYVVELAEALSKHPNVAKVELLTRQIMDPRYDPSYAKVEESINDKATIIRIPFGPRRYLKKESLWPYLEEFVDQALHHFRRSGYLPDIIHAHYADAGYGGAQLANLLGIPMLFTGHSLGRVKKERLLAGGTPVEKLEERYRIATRIEAEEQALDTASMVVTSTVQEVEEQYSLYERYQPDRMEVIAPGVDLQNFIDKSRVEYREGGVIDRIRSFLHEPEKPAILAIARADHRKNLVSLVKAYGENEKLKEMANLVIIAGNRDDILNAESSKKRVIAELLMHIDQYDLYGKIAYPKTHQPDEIPQVYRWAAESRGVFVNPAFTEPFGLTLLEAAAVGLPVVATNDGGPRDILAACQNGELVDPLDTDLIGEAIERVLADPERWEQLSNSGKVGVEKTYSWSVHVEKYVRDLHDVFAGRRVDRYDPAVIVNKLPKVDRILITDIDNTLTGDDEALEAFKQRLNEFPENVGFGIATGRNFDETRELLRDKGLSNPDLMVCSVGTEIYYGEKLIHDRSWSKRIDFEWRPDKIREVLDSIEGIRLQPEHCQSQYKVSFTLDENLAPKLGSIRRILRENGCRAKLVVSLGAFMDVIPIRAGDGVAIRHLAFRWGLSPEKLLIVGDSGNDEEMLKGQTLGVVVANHSSELNKLKGHGRILFAKGAHAWAILEGIDYYHFLGDIVIPNDSASA; this is encoded by the coding sequence ATGCAAGAAGCAACGGAATCATCTCAAACCACAGACGATAACTCCGACTCAGAAAGTGAATTGAAAATCGCCCTGATTTCTCTCCATGGTCTGATTCGTTATGATGACATGGAGCTGGGCAGGGATGCCGATACAGGTGGGCAGGTCAAGTATGTGGTCGAACTCGCTGAAGCACTTTCAAAGCACCCGAATGTAGCCAAGGTCGAACTGCTGACCCGCCAAATCATGGATCCTCGCTACGATCCAAGCTACGCAAAGGTTGAAGAATCGATCAATGACAAGGCCACCATCATTCGCATTCCATTCGGGCCTCGACGGTATCTGAAAAAAGAGAGTCTCTGGCCCTATCTGGAGGAGTTTGTGGATCAGGCCCTTCACCATTTCCGGCGCTCCGGATACCTCCCGGATATCATTCACGCGCACTATGCCGACGCCGGATATGGTGGCGCGCAGCTCGCGAATCTGCTGGGGATTCCCATGCTCTTTACAGGGCACTCTCTGGGACGGGTAAAAAAGGAACGCCTGCTTGCCGGGGGAACTCCGGTCGAAAAGCTCGAAGAGCGTTACCGGATTGCAACGCGCATCGAGGCGGAGGAACAGGCTCTGGATACAGCCAGTATGGTGGTCACGAGCACGGTGCAAGAGGTGGAAGAGCAGTATTCGCTCTATGAGCGCTACCAACCAGATCGCATGGAAGTGATCGCGCCCGGAGTGGATTTACAGAATTTCATTGATAAATCCCGTGTAGAATACCGGGAGGGTGGTGTGATAGATCGCATCCGTTCCTTCCTGCATGAACCGGAAAAACCAGCGATACTTGCCATTGCACGTGCCGATCATCGCAAAAACCTGGTGTCACTGGTCAAGGCATATGGGGAAAATGAAAAGCTGAAGGAAATGGCCAATCTCGTGATCATCGCAGGAAATCGTGACGATATTCTCAACGCGGAGTCCTCGAAAAAACGCGTGATCGCCGAGTTGCTGATGCACATCGACCAGTATGATCTCTATGGGAAAATTGCCTACCCCAAAACACATCAGCCGGATGAAATTCCGCAGGTGTACCGGTGGGCTGCAGAATCGCGGGGAGTTTTTGTCAATCCTGCCTTCACCGAACCCTTTGGGTTGACCCTGCTTGAAGCTGCCGCAGTGGGGCTACCAGTGGTGGCGACCAATGATGGGGGACCCCGCGACATTCTCGCGGCCTGTCAGAATGGAGAGTTGGTCGATCCGCTCGATACGGATCTCATCGGCGAAGCCATTGAGCGCGTGCTCGCGGACCCGGAGCGATGGGAGCAGCTCTCTAACTCTGGCAAGGTCGGAGTTGAAAAAACCTACTCATGGTCGGTGCATGTGGAGAAATACGTCAGGGACCTGCATGACGTATTCGCAGGTCGCCGGGTGGATCGCTATGATCCGGCAGTGATTGTCAATAAATTGCCAAAGGTAGATCGCATCTTGATAACCGATATTGACAATACCCTGACTGGCGATGATGAGGCGCTTGAAGCCTTTAAGCAGCGACTCAATGAGTTTCCCGAAAACGTGGGTTTTGGCATCGCCACAGGCCGCAATTTTGATGAAACGCGCGAACTCTTGCGGGACAAGGGACTTTCCAATCCGGACTTGATGGTCTGTTCGGTTGGCACAGAGATCTATTATGGAGAGAAGCTGATTCATGACCGATCCTGGAGCAAGCGCATCGATTTTGAATGGCGTCCCGACAAGATTCGGGAGGTTCTCGATTCCATTGAAGGCATCCGTCTTCAACCCGAACACTGTCAATCCCAGTACAAGGTGAGTTTCACACTGGACGAGAATCTCGCGCCGAAGCTGGGGTCGATCCGACGCATCCTTCGGGAAAACGGATGTCGTGCCAAACTCGTGGTCTCGTTGGGTGCCTTCATGGACGTGATTCCGATTCGTGCTGGAGACGGTGTGGCCATTCGTCACCTTGCGTTCCGTTGGGGACTCTCGCCAGAAAAACTTCTGATTGTGGGTGACTCCGGAAATGATGAGGAAATGCTGAAAGGTCAGACACTGGGTGTAGTCGTCGCAAATCACAGCTCAGAGTTGAACAAGCTAAAGGGCCATGGACGCATCCTTTTTGCGAAAGGAGCACATGCATGGGCGATTCTTGAGGGAATTGACTACTATCATTTCCTCGGAGACATTGTGATTCCAAACGACAGTGCCAGTGCATAA